From a region of the Methanolobus tindarius DSM 2278 genome:
- the pscS gene encoding O-phospho-L-seryl-tRNA:Cys-tRNA synthase codes for MELDDSILNKFGFIARGPKDAINIDPLQTGGKLTEDARKALLEWGDGYSVCDFCGGVLDLIKKPPIEELIHNALPAFLDTDAVRITHGARESKFAVMHSMGQEGDYVVLDELAHYSSFVAAQRARLNVKTVPHSGSPEYKTDVEAYATAIEEVISETGKAPALAQVTYPDGSYGNLADVKRISDICHSYDVPLMLNGAYSVGRMPIHAKKMGVDFVVGSGHKSMASSGPIGVLGVKEDYADIVFRKSPTHKVKELELLGCTARGATVMTMIASFPEVVRRTQNWDNEVADARWFSAKLEDMGIIQMGDKPHNHDLMFFEAPVFYEISQTAKKGRYFLYKELKKRNIHGIKSGLTKYFKLSTFQVGRENLSYIADSFQEIIDTYQK; via the coding sequence ATGGAACTTGATGACTCTATTCTTAACAAATTCGGATTTATCGCACGTGGTCCGAAAGATGCGATAAATATTGATCCGCTTCAGACAGGCGGTAAACTTACTGAAGATGCCCGCAAGGCGTTGCTTGAATGGGGAGACGGATACTCAGTCTGTGATTTCTGTGGTGGTGTTCTTGACCTTATCAAAAAGCCTCCAATAGAGGAGCTAATTCACAATGCTTTGCCTGCATTTCTGGATACTGATGCTGTAAGAATAACCCATGGTGCAAGAGAATCTAAATTTGCAGTCATGCATTCCATGGGTCAGGAAGGTGACTATGTAGTGCTTGACGAGCTTGCTCACTATTCATCATTCGTTGCGGCTCAACGTGCAAGGCTTAATGTAAAGACTGTTCCACACAGTGGCAGTCCCGAATACAAAACTGATGTTGAAGCTTATGCCACAGCCATTGAAGAAGTCATCAGTGAGACCGGAAAAGCTCCTGCACTGGCTCAGGTCACATATCCGGATGGCAGTTACGGTAACCTTGCAGACGTAAAGAGAATTTCCGATATCTGCCACAGCTATGATGTACCTCTTATGCTCAACGGAGCTTATTCTGTAGGCAGGATGCCTATTCACGCTAAGAAGATGGGCGTTGATTTCGTTGTTGGAAGCGGTCACAAGTCTATGGCTTCATCAGGTCCTATCGGTGTTCTTGGTGTAAAGGAAGACTATGCAGACATAGTTTTCAGAAAATCTCCAACTCATAAAGTAAAAGAATTAGAACTTCTCGGATGTACTGCAAGAGGTGCAACCGTGATGACAATGATAGCATCTTTCCCTGAGGTTGTGCGCAGGACGCAGAACTGGGATAATGAGGTTGCAGATGCACGCTGGTTCTCAGCCAAACTTGAAGATATGGGTATCATACAGATGGGTGATAAACCACACAACCATGACCTTATGTTCTTTGAGGCTCCTGTGTTCTATGAAATATCACAGACTGCAAAGAAAGGCAGGTATTTCCTGTACAAAGAACTCAAAAAAAGAAATATCCATGGAATTAAGTCCGGACTTACCAAGTACTTCAAACTCAGTACTTTTCAGGTAGGCAGAGAGAATCTTTCTTATATTGCTGATTCTTTCCAGGAAATTATTGATACGTACCAGAAATGA
- a CDS encoding DNA-directed RNA polymerase subunit L, which translates to MELKIIDKTEDEMHLEIIGENHTLLNMLKSALLDDKRVQIATYDMKHVSISDPILFVKTDGADPIEVVKDAANVMVTQCDEFLDVFKTAIDI; encoded by the coding sequence ATGGAATTGAAGATCATTGACAAAACAGAAGACGAAATGCATCTTGAGATTATTGGGGAAAACCACACTCTTCTCAATATGCTCAAGTCCGCTCTGCTCGATGACAAGAGAGTTCAGATAGCAACATACGATATGAAACACGTTTCAATTAGTGATCCTATACTTTTTGTAAAGACAGATGGTGCAGATCCGATTGAAGTTGTCAAGGATGCTGCTAATGTTATGGTTACCCAGTGTGACGAGTTCCTTGATGTTTTCAAAACTGCTATTGATATTTAA
- a CDS encoding exosome complex RNA-binding protein Csl4: protein MEEAVEKKGQGRNRRSGKKDDKPDEGSTEDDDMDDEEELSTEESVFVMPGDFVGTTEEFKAGSGTYVNVADIHSLNTGYVKVDRKSRTISVVPQTSIPPEIKEGDIIIGSVVNMRDSVALVEIGAIKGKGEREFQTNGAAAIHVSNVKDSYVKNLGYEFSLSDVVKAKVINTQNMRLSTDDKSLGVMKAYCSRCHSPMVKDNKKLKCPECGRTETRKLSADYGTGIV, encoded by the coding sequence GTGGAAGAAGCTGTTGAAAAGAAAGGACAGGGCCGTAATAGAAGGTCAGGAAAGAAAGATGATAAGCCCGATGAAGGCTCAACAGAAGATGATGATATGGATGATGAAGAGGAACTTAGTACAGAAGAATCTGTATTTGTAATGCCTGGTGACTTTGTGGGAACTACTGAAGAGTTCAAAGCAGGTTCAGGAACTTATGTCAACGTTGCAGATATTCACTCACTTAACACCGGATATGTAAAAGTTGACAGGAAATCAAGAACAATCTCTGTGGTACCTCAGACAAGCATTCCTCCTGAGATCAAAGAAGGCGACATTATTATTGGAAGTGTTGTCAATATGCGTGATTCAGTAGCTCTTGTTGAGATCGGTGCAATCAAAGGAAAAGGAGAGCGTGAGTTCCAGACAAATGGTGCTGCAGCAATTCATGTGTCCAACGTGAAGGATTCCTATGTAAAGAATCTTGGATACGAGTTTTCACTTTCTGATGTTGTCAAAGCAAAGGTCATTAACACCCAGAACATGCGTCTGAGCACCGATGATAAATCCCTTGGTGTCATGAAAGCATATTGCTCAAGGTGTCACAGCCCGATGGTAAAGGACAACAAGAAACTGAAATGTCCTGAATGTGGTCGCACAGAGACAAGAAAGCTCTCTGCAGACTACGGTACCGGAATAGTCTAA
- a CDS encoding METTL5 family protein, whose product MKQRKLEMLLEQVEGFDSPNVNLEQYATPALLAAEILHFAYMQGDLEGTVFDLGCGTGMLAIGAKLLGAEKVVGFDVDNKALELARKNAGKLGVDVEFVHADIFEVDGHADTVVMNPPFGAQAKGNDRPFLLSALKTSDVIYSIHNCGSHEFISKFIGDARITDWYSTAFPMKRTFKFHKKEVEMVKVEIYRIVR is encoded by the coding sequence TTGAAGCAGCGTAAGCTTGAGATGTTGCTGGAGCAGGTAGAGGGTTTTGATTCTCCAAATGTGAACCTGGAACAATATGCTACTCCTGCATTACTTGCGGCTGAAATTCTTCATTTTGCATATATGCAGGGTGATCTTGAAGGAACAGTTTTTGACCTGGGATGCGGGACAGGTATGCTTGCAATTGGTGCAAAGCTTCTTGGTGCAGAGAAGGTTGTTGGTTTTGATGTTGATAACAAGGCTCTGGAACTTGCCCGGAAAAATGCCGGGAAACTTGGTGTTGACGTTGAGTTCGTCCATGCCGATATTTTTGAGGTAGATGGGCATGCTGATACTGTTGTCATGAATCCGCCGTTCGGTGCTCAGGCCAAAGGTAATGACCGACCGTTTCTTTTAAGTGCGTTGAAAACCAGTGATGTGATATATTCTATTCATAATTGCGGGAGCCATGAGTTTATAAGTAAGTTCATAGGTGATGCCAGAATTACAGACTGGTACTCAACAGCATTTCCAATGAAACGAACATTTAAATTCCATAAAAAAGAAGTAGAAATGGTAAAGGTAGAGATTTATCGGATAGTGCGATAA
- the dph2 gene encoding diphthamide biosynthesis enzyme Dph2 yields MSDGEAFDFQLEYIISVIRDTGAKVVGLQFPEGFKRRSPGIASRIEDETEVSVFISGNPCFGACDLDVALINDVDILFHFGHAHLDDNKLSQKVYFIETRSAVDVKDVVGLAASRLEGKRIGLITTVQHVHKLGDAVKILEKHGKECVICSGDSKIAYPGQVLGCNFSSARNADCDEYLFIGSGQFHPLGVSLAMKKRVLIADPFVNELREADYSKVLRQRSAVIAKSLDAEIFGIIVSSKPGQERMELAKELKQMAKEHGKDAHIFTMDLVTPDQLLQFKVDAFVNTACPRLAIDEVGRFHAPMLTPLEFEIVLGEREWEDLYFDEITGE; encoded by the coding sequence ATGAGTGACGGCGAAGCTTTTGATTTTCAGCTTGAGTATATAATCTCAGTAATCAGAGATACAGGTGCAAAAGTAGTGGGATTGCAGTTTCCAGAAGGTTTTAAGAGACGTTCGCCGGGAATAGCTTCACGTATTGAGGATGAGACAGAGGTTAGTGTTTTTATTTCTGGCAATCCGTGTTTTGGAGCCTGTGACCTTGACGTTGCTCTGATTAATGATGTTGATATTCTCTTCCACTTCGGGCATGCTCATCTTGACGATAACAAACTTTCACAGAAAGTATATTTCATAGAAACCAGGTCGGCTGTTGATGTAAAGGATGTTGTTGGACTGGCAGCTTCCAGACTGGAAGGCAAGCGCATTGGTCTTATCACAACGGTGCAGCATGTTCATAAGCTGGGTGATGCTGTGAAGATTCTGGAAAAACATGGAAAAGAATGTGTAATTTGTTCCGGTGACAGCAAGATTGCATATCCCGGTCAGGTTCTTGGATGTAATTTCTCTTCTGCACGCAACGCAGATTGTGATGAGTATCTGTTCATTGGAAGCGGACAATTCCATCCTCTTGGTGTTTCACTTGCCATGAAGAAGCGTGTACTTATCGCTGATCCATTTGTCAACGAGTTAAGGGAAGCAGATTACTCAAAGGTTCTGAGACAGAGAAGTGCTGTGATTGCAAAATCCCTTGATGCAGAGATTTTTGGAATCATTGTTTCATCGAAACCCGGACAGGAACGCATGGAACTTGCTAAGGAGCTTAAACAGATGGCAAAAGAGCATGGCAAAGATGCACATATTTTTACAATGGACCTTGTAACTCCGGATCAATTATTACAGTTCAAAGTTGATGCATTCGTCAACACTGCATGCCCTCGTCTTGCTATTGATGAGGTTGGAAGGTTCCATGCTCCGATGCTGACTCCGCTGGAGTTTGAGATAGTGCTTGGCGAAAGGGAATGGGAAGACCTTTACTTTGATGAAATAACAGGTGAATAA
- the hpt gene encoding hypoxanthine/guanine phosphoribosyltransferase, whose protein sequence is MLKILRESLLNAPIVHRGKYHYFIHPISDGVPRLEPELLEEVTEHILGMVSKDFDKIIAIEAMGIPLATAISMKTGVPFCIIRKRQYGLEGEIKLSQETGYSKGELYINDIFEGDRVLIVDDVISTGGTLVALMSALEGVGATVTDAIVVIERGDGVSRLKEMGIDVKTLVRIDVTEKGVSIEDIHE, encoded by the coding sequence ATGCTAAAGATACTACGTGAATCCCTGCTGAATGCACCAATCGTTCACAGGGGAAAATATCACTATTTTATTCATCCGATATCAGATGGAGTTCCAAGACTTGAGCCGGAACTTCTGGAAGAGGTCACTGAGCACATTCTGGGGATGGTCAGCAAGGATTTTGATAAGATAATTGCAATAGAGGCAATGGGAATCCCTCTTGCAACTGCAATTTCAATGAAGACCGGAGTTCCTTTTTGTATTATAAGGAAGAGACAGTATGGTCTTGAAGGTGAAATAAAACTGTCACAGGAAACCGGTTACTCCAAGGGTGAACTCTACATTAATGATATCTTCGAAGGTGACAGGGTTCTTATTGTGGACGATGTCATCAGCACCGGAGGTACTCTTGTAGCACTTATGAGTGCTCTTGAAGGGGTAGGTGCCACCGTGACAGATGCCATTGTAGTCATTGAACGTGGTGACGGTGTTTCAAGACTAAAGGAAATGGGTATTGATGTGAAGACTCTTGTTCGCATTGATGTGACTGAGAAAGGTGTTTCCATCGAGGATATACATGAGTGA